Proteins from one Romboutsia sp. CE17 genomic window:
- a CDS encoding protein adenylyltransferase SelO yields MTNIKDNIKFGWNFDNTYVNFPKLFFSKIKLDPVRSPKLVILNDELAKSLGLNSENLKTPEGVSILSGNKYAENGAYIAQAYGGHQFGHFTILGDGRALLIGEQINPSKERYDIQLKGSGRTPYSRGGDGRAVLGPMLREYIISEAMYNLKIPTTRSLAVVETGEAVIRDGIKKGAILTRVASSHIRFGTFQYISSFGDIDQLKSLADYCINRHYPNISDDENKYINFLKEVIRVQASLVAKWQSVGFIHGVMNTDNMTISGETIDYGPCAFMDNYDPNTVFSSIDTRGRYAYKNQPIITEWNLCRFAEALLPILHENQEKAIEIAQDAISNFYDIYYTNWMSIMRSKLGIFNEEAQDKAIIEDLLSMMEKYNEDYTNTFIALTFSKNKNEGMFSSTEFINWYKLWQERLKRQVQSSELVHELMKNSNPSVIPRNHRVEEVLEAADKGDFDPMKKFLNILSKPYEHSQDQEEYSKLPKPSNCKYRTYCGT; encoded by the coding sequence ATGACTAATATTAAAGATAATATTAAATTTGGATGGAACTTTGATAATACCTATGTTAATTTTCCTAAGTTATTTTTTAGCAAAATTAAATTAGATCCAGTACGTTCTCCGAAATTAGTTATATTAAATGATGAATTAGCAAAATCATTAGGATTAAATAGCGAAAATCTTAAAACTCCTGAAGGAGTATCTATACTTTCTGGTAATAAATATGCAGAAAATGGAGCATATATAGCACAAGCTTATGGAGGACATCAGTTTGGACATTTTACAATTTTAGGAGATGGAAGAGCACTATTAATAGGTGAGCAAATAAACCCTTCTAAAGAAAGATATGATATTCAATTAAAAGGATCAGGAAGAACTCCTTATTCTAGAGGTGGAGATGGAAGAGCTGTACTAGGTCCTATGCTTAGAGAATACATTATAAGCGAGGCTATGTATAATCTTAAAATACCAACAACAAGAAGTTTAGCTGTGGTTGAAACAGGAGAAGCAGTAATTCGTGATGGTATAAAAAAAGGAGCTATACTGACACGTGTAGCTTCAAGTCATATTAGATTTGGAACATTCCAATATATATCTAGTTTTGGAGATATAGATCAATTAAAAAGTTTAGCTGATTACTGTATAAATAGACATTATCCTAATATAAGTGATGATGAAAATAAGTATATTAATTTCTTAAAAGAAGTAATAAGGGTTCAAGCAAGCTTAGTAGCAAAATGGCAATCTGTAGGATTTATACATGGAGTTATGAATACAGATAATATGACCATTAGTGGAGAGACAATAGACTATGGTCCATGTGCATTTATGGATAATTACGATCCAAATACAGTATTTAGTTCTATTGATACAAGAGGTCGTTATGCATATAAAAATCAACCAATTATTACAGAATGGAATTTATGTAGATTTGCAGAAGCGTTACTTCCTATATTACACGAAAATCAAGAAAAAGCTATAGAAATAGCTCAAGACGCAATATCTAATTTTTATGATATATATTATACAAATTGGATGTCTATAATGAGATCAAAGCTTGGAATATTTAATGAAGAAGCACAAGATAAAGCTATAATAGAAGATTTATTAAGTATGATGGAAAAGTACAATGAGGATTATACAAATACATTTATAGCATTAACTTTTAGTAAAAATAAAAATGAAGGTATGTTTAGCAGTACAGAATTTATAAATTGGTATAAGTTATGGCAGGAAAGATTAAAAAGACAAGTTCAGTCAAGTGAATTAGTCCATGAACTTATGAAAAACTCTAATCCATCAGTTATACCAAGGAATCATAGAGTAGAAGAGGTTTTAGAAGCGGCAGATAAAGGTGATTTTGATCCAATGAAAAAATTTTTAAATATATTATCAAAACCTTATGAGCACTCACAAGATCAAGAAGAATATTCAAAATTACCAAAGCCATCAAATTGTAAATATAGAACATACTGTGGAACTTGA
- a CDS encoding PAS domain S-box protein, whose amino-acid sequence MEKVLEIVDNYILILDTYGNIKFCNKKLLEKLEYSIDEIINLRFDKITHNGNNNLQEYIDATEESNNFTKDIELVLYSKTKTELHFFGKILVDNFKSEKSIMVILKDFCEKTYTREDLEKMLDNMPFNCWLKNTEGQYLYINESYAKELNDTRINILGKKTNVYWSKDNSDSFTKMDREVIETKKYQLTESYSKEKNGSDLWVEVYKAPIFNSNNEVEYVLGFTKDITLQKKMSNEVDISNTYLNNLNNILMSNNTKNNINDILSNTGENILKYFGCDGVSVILLDKEKSYLDMSISVGASKKNKVNEALIKINIEELHKLSSNLEGIHNINSIDNKLLKVHMSKNNIENIGIYNIEFNDEIIGFLVITYLKGNTPKFNKSDYLKTISRNIATMIKSRSLSKDLQEEFNKRRKIESELELFLDISVDLIARGSIDGKITHINNNWQDSLGWSKDELLSMNILDIIHYDNKDTYIDTKRSLNNDEGSTVCKLLCKDGSYIWVELNYKVLRCEDTFMITAKDISKQKEEEEQRKILEEAMQLESLKNEFFANISHEFRTPINIILGTMQLMKRNVDQNKIHWDESLNLESHINYIKQNAYRLLRLVNNLIDITCIDSGYYQLQLGNYNIVEIIENITLSVAQYTKDKGINLIFDTNCEEKIIACDPDKIERIVLNLLSNAIKYTDKSGNIYVGLKIEDDIVKISVKDDGVGMSSDKLDIIFDRFKRIDNNLNRKCEGSGIGLSLVKSLVELLDGRIYVSSELGVGSEFIFELPNKVIQDYSKSILDRNIPKSTQIEKCNIEFSDIYSYNLT is encoded by the coding sequence ATGGAAAAAGTATTAGAAATAGTAGATAATTATATATTAATTTTAGATACATATGGGAATATAAAATTTTGCAATAAAAAACTATTAGAAAAACTTGAATACAGTATAGATGAGATTATTAATTTAAGGTTTGATAAGATTACACACAATGGAAATAACAATTTACAAGAATATATAGATGCTACAGAAGAATCTAACAATTTTACTAAAGATATAGAATTAGTGCTGTATTCTAAAACAAAAACAGAATTACACTTCTTTGGAAAAATACTAGTGGATAATTTCAAATCGGAAAAATCTATAATGGTAATTCTAAAGGACTTTTGTGAAAAAACATATACAAGAGAAGACTTAGAAAAAATGTTAGATAACATGCCTTTTAATTGTTGGTTAAAAAATACAGAGGGACAATACTTGTATATTAATGAATCTTATGCAAAGGAATTAAATGACACTAGAATAAATATTTTAGGCAAAAAAACAAATGTATATTGGAGTAAAGATAATAGTGATTCTTTTACAAAGATGGATAGAGAAGTAATAGAAACTAAAAAGTATCAGTTAACAGAAAGTTACTCTAAAGAAAAAAATGGTTCGGATTTATGGGTAGAGGTATACAAGGCACCTATTTTTAACTCTAATAATGAAGTAGAGTATGTTTTAGGATTTACAAAAGATATTACCCTACAGAAGAAGATGTCAAATGAAGTAGATATTAGCAATACATATCTAAATAATTTGAATAATATACTTATGAGTAATAATACTAAAAATAATATTAATGATATATTAAGTAATACTGGTGAGAATATATTAAAATATTTTGGATGTGATGGAGTATCGGTAATTTTACTAGATAAAGAAAAGTCTTATTTGGATATGAGTATAAGCGTAGGTGCAAGTAAGAAGAATAAAGTAAATGAAGCATTGATTAAAATTAATATAGAAGAACTTCATAAGTTAAGCAGCAACTTAGAAGGTATTCACAATATAAATAGCATCGATAATAAATTATTAAAAGTACATATGAGTAAAAATAACATAGAAAATATAGGGATATATAATATAGAATTTAATGATGAAATTATTGGATTTTTAGTGATTACCTATTTAAAAGGGAATACTCCAAAGTTCAATAAATCAGATTATCTAAAGACTATATCAAGAAATATTGCGACTATGATAAAAAGTAGATCTTTATCTAAAGATTTGCAAGAAGAGTTTAATAAACGTAGAAAAATAGAAAGTGAGCTAGAGTTATTCTTAGATATATCAGTTGACCTTATTGCTAGAGGGAGTATAGATGGCAAAATAACTCATATAAATAATAATTGGCAAGATAGTTTAGGCTGGAGTAAAGATGAGTTATTATCAATGAATATACTAGATATAATCCATTATGATAATAAAGATACTTATATAGATACTAAAAGAAGTCTAAATAATGATGAAGGATCTACAGTATGTAAGCTATTGTGTAAAGATGGTAGTTATATATGGGTAGAATTAAATTATAAAGTCTTAAGATGTGAAGATACATTTATGATTACAGCAAAAGATATAAGTAAACAAAAAGAAGAAGAAGAGCAGCGTAAAATTTTAGAAGAAGCAATGCAACTAGAAAGTTTAAAGAATGAATTTTTTGCTAATATATCACATGAGTTTAGAACTCCTATTAATATAATATTAGGAACTATGCAGCTAATGAAAAGAAATGTAGATCAAAATAAGATACATTGGGATGAAAGTCTAAATTTAGAATCTCATATAAATTACATAAAGCAAAATGCATATAGATTATTAAGATTAGTAAATAATCTTATCGACATTACTTGCATTGATTCAGGATATTATCAACTACAACTTGGAAATTATAATATAGTAGAAATTATAGAAAATATAACATTATCTGTAGCACAATATACTAAAGATAAGGGTATAAATCTTATATTTGATACTAATTGTGAAGAAAAAATTATTGCTTGTGATCCAGATAAAATAGAAAGAATAGTATTGAATTTATTATCTAATGCTATTAAATATACGGATAAATCAGGAAATATATATGTAGGGCTAAAAATAGAGGATGATATAGTTAAGATATCAGTAAAAGATGATGGAGTTGGTATGTCTAGTGATAAATTAGATATAATTTTTGATAGATTTAAGAGAATAGATAATAATTTAAATAGAAAATGTGAAGGTAGTGGAATTGGATTATCACTAGTAAAATCATTAGTAGAACTTTTAGATGGAAGAATATATGTAAGTAGTGAATTGGGAGTAGGATCTGAGTTTATTTTTGAGCTACCAAACAAAGTAATACAAGATTATTCTAAATCTATTTTAGATAGAAATATTCCAAAGAGCACACAAATTGAAAAGTGTAATATAGAATTTTCTGATATATATTCATATAATCTTACTTAA
- a CDS encoding MurR/RpiR family transcriptional regulator: MEYSENSILKNLKLRYDTFTNVEKTIAEFFINNKELKNLSSKNVAESLFVSEASLSRFAKKCGYKGFREFIFEYEKNISKYNKEEISNLVINTYQDLLDNCHKIINKDQMKKIAHFLTKSKKVCVFGMGSSGIAAEEVHLRFMRLGLNIEAVSDSHRIKMLASLANEESVIIAISLSGTTKEILQGISIAKSNGAKVIMLTSNRSYHLASFCDEIILIPTIKDLEAGDCISPQFPILVMIDVLYTYFIDNECYYKTKLNTLNALFKYDESDIII; this comes from the coding sequence GTGGAATATTCAGAAAACTCTATTTTGAAAAATTTAAAGTTAAGATATGATACATTTACTAATGTAGAAAAAACCATAGCTGAATTTTTTATAAATAATAAAGAATTAAAAAATCTTTCATCTAAAAATGTAGCAGAAAGTTTATTTGTGTCAGAAGCTTCTTTATCTAGGTTTGCAAAGAAATGTGGGTATAAAGGTTTTAGAGAATTTATATTTGAATATGAGAAAAATATTAGCAAATATAATAAGGAAGAAATTTCAAATTTAGTAATTAATACATATCAAGACTTATTAGATAACTGTCATAAAATAATAAATAAAGATCAAATGAAAAAAATTGCTCATTTTCTAACAAAATCTAAAAAGGTTTGTGTTTTTGGAATGGGTAGTTCAGGAATAGCAGCAGAAGAAGTACACTTAAGGTTTATGAGATTAGGTTTAAATATAGAAGCTGTGTCTGATTCTCATAGGATAAAAATGCTAGCATCTTTAGCTAATGAGGAAAGTGTTATAATTGCTATATCTTTAAGTGGAACAACAAAAGAAATACTTCAAGGAATAAGTATAGCAAAGTCAAATGGGGCTAAAGTTATAATGTTAACGTCAAACAGATCATATCACCTAGCTAGTTTTTGCGACGAAATTATATTAATCCCAACTATAAAAGATTTAGAAGCAGGAGATTGTATATCACCACAATTTCCAATTTTAGTAATGATAGATGTATTATATACATATTTCATAGATAATGAATGTTACTATAAAACTAAGTTAAATACTTTAAATGCACTATTTAAGTATGATGAAAGTGATATAATAATTTAA
- a CDS encoding ABC transporter substrate-binding protein gives MKFKKVVSLCITSLLALNLVACSSTDSGSGGEGETPSKQAAQANTLYSNGGPEEFFEAPWLNPGSFVYNKVLYDRLIYADENLDPISGEGQLAKTYNMSEDGKNLTFELRENIFWHDGEPITAEDIKWSIEYSLKTTVLNNVFANTFKSLEGATAYLDGKADEISGIVIDGNKIELKFEKLAPDALLTFTQFSPLPKKHLKDVDPVTFQQSEFFRNPIGSGPFKVEEVKMGNYTTLAGFDKYWDGTPSYKMHLNPSAGDSDPNLVTNAKGGLLDYAYTKNIADVKALEGVEGINVDKVDVRYTRLFFANKFKKADGSEAPLADKRVRQAIMYALDMDKILEGIFDGSAEKANSLTPNGVDKVDGLNNYDYDPEKAKALLKEANWDPNTELDVVYYYDDQQTVDLMSIIQNYLSQVGIKMKFRLVEGDLATLLWSLPEDPVNGPSAVDFDLCYGATAALSMHEYYDRYQTGAALNSHTPGSEELDKLIEATNATIDAKEQREAFHNLQKYENEELFVIPLYYQPIYVITSDKVQNMPEKLGNPQFNYKWDVHKWTLAE, from the coding sequence ATGAAGTTCAAAAAAGTAGTAAGTTTATGTATTACATCTTTACTAGCATTAAACTTAGTAGCTTGTTCAAGTACTGACAGTGGTTCAGGAGGAGAAGGGGAGACTCCTAGTAAACAAGCAGCTCAGGCAAATACTCTTTATAGTAATGGAGGACCTGAAGAATTCTTCGAAGCACCATGGCTTAACCCAGGTAGCTTTGTTTACAACAAGGTATTATATGACAGATTGATTTATGCTGATGAAAATCTAGATCCTATTTCAGGGGAAGGACAATTAGCAAAAACTTATAATATGTCAGAAGATGGTAAGAATCTTACATTTGAGCTTAGGGAAAACATTTTCTGGCACGATGGAGAACCAATAACAGCAGAAGATATAAAATGGAGTATAGAATATAGTTTAAAAACAACTGTACTTAATAATGTTTTTGCAAATACATTTAAATCACTAGAAGGAGCAACTGCTTACTTAGATGGTAAAGCAGATGAAATATCAGGGATTGTTATAGATGGTAATAAAATAGAGCTTAAATTTGAAAAGTTAGCTCCAGATGCATTACTTACATTTACACAATTTTCACCATTACCTAAAAAGCACTTAAAGGATGTTGATCCTGTTACTTTCCAACAATCAGAATTCTTTAGAAATCCTATAGGATCAGGACCATTTAAAGTTGAAGAAGTTAAGATGGGCAATTACACTACTTTAGCTGGATTTGATAAGTATTGGGATGGAACACCTTCATATAAAATGCACTTAAATCCAAGTGCAGGAGATAGTGATCCAAACTTAGTTACAAATGCAAAAGGTGGATTACTTGACTATGCTTATACAAAGAATATAGCAGATGTAAAAGCTCTTGAAGGAGTAGAAGGAATTAATGTAGATAAAGTTGATGTTAGATATACAAGATTATTCTTTGCAAATAAATTTAAAAAAGCTGATGGATCAGAAGCACCATTAGCAGATAAGAGAGTTCGTCAAGCTATAATGTATGCTTTAGATATGGATAAAATACTTGAAGGTATATTTGATGGATCAGCAGAAAAAGCAAATAGCTTAACTCCAAATGGTGTAGATAAAGTTGATGGATTAAACAATTATGATTACGATCCAGAAAAAGCAAAAGCTTTATTAAAAGAAGCTAACTGGGATCCAAATACAGAGTTAGACGTAGTTTATTATTATGATGATCAACAAACAGTTGACTTAATGTCTATAATTCAAAACTATTTATCTCAAGTTGGTATAAAAATGAAGTTTAGACTTGTTGAAGGTGATTTAGCTACATTACTATGGTCACTACCTGAAGATCCTGTAAATGGACCATCAGCAGTTGATTTTGACTTATGTTATGGAGCTACAGCTGCATTATCTATGCATGAATACTATGATAGATATCAAACAGGTGCTGCTTTAAACTCACATACACCAGGAAGTGAAGAATTAGATAAATTAATAGAAGCAACAAATGCAACTATTGATGCAAAAGAGCAAAGAGAAGCATTCCATAACTTACAAAAATATGAAAATGAAGAATTATTTGTAATTCCTTTATACTATCAACCAATCTACGTTATAACAAGTGATAAGGTTCAAAACATGCCTGAAAAATTAGGTAATCCACAATTTAATTACAAGTGGGATGTACATAAGTGGACATTAGCTGAGTAA
- a CDS encoding ABC transporter permease → MFKYTMKKILGMIPMLFIITFIIYFLLDLTPGDPVSHLMDPEALARLSADQINALREAYGLNDGFIVRYFKWLGQILQGNFGYSSTSGVPVIDIIKESLPATLELSGAALIISTILGSILGVIGAIKRGSIEDNVLTVAGMIGVSIPQFFFGMVAILIFALNLGWLPVGGRTAPGVVGFMDRIEYLILPSLVLGLSLTAGVMRYARTSMLNTMNKEYIRTARSKGIPEWRVNLVHGFRVSLTPVIVLVGFRLPTLIAGSVVIESIFQWPGVGNVFNTAIRSANYNLVMIVALMFVAMVLIASTLVDILTAILDPRVKLEG, encoded by the coding sequence ATGTTTAAATATACTATGAAGAAAATACTTGGAATGATTCCAATGTTATTTATAATTACTTTTATTATATATTTCTTACTAGATTTAACACCTGGAGATCCAGTATCACACTTAATGGACCCAGAAGCTTTAGCTAGACTTTCAGCAGATCAAATAAATGCACTTAGAGAAGCATATGGGCTAAATGATGGATTTATAGTTAGATATTTTAAATGGCTAGGTCAAATATTACAAGGAAACTTTGGATATAGCTCAACAAGTGGTGTACCAGTAATAGACATTATAAAAGAGTCATTACCAGCAACACTAGAATTATCAGGAGCAGCTTTAATAATATCAACTATATTAGGTAGTATACTAGGTGTTATAGGTGCAATTAAACGTGGATCTATAGAAGATAATGTTTTAACTGTAGCAGGTATGATAGGTGTATCTATACCACAATTTTTCTTTGGTATGGTTGCAATATTAATATTTGCATTAAATCTAGGTTGGCTACCAGTTGGTGGAAGAACCGCACCTGGAGTTGTAGGATTTATGGATAGAATAGAATACTTAATTCTACCATCTTTAGTATTAGGCTTATCACTTACAGCAGGGGTTATGAGATATGCAAGAACTAGTATGTTAAATACAATGAATAAAGAATATATAAGAACTGCAAGAAGTAAAGGAATACCTGAATGGAGAGTAAATTTAGTACATGGATTTAGAGTTTCTTTAACTCCAGTTATAGTACTAGTTGGATTTAGATTACCTACACTTATAGCTGGATCAGTAGTTATAGAATCTATATTCCAATGGCCAGGAGTAGGAAATGTATTTAATACAGCCATAAGGTCTGCAAACTACAATCTTGTAATGATAGTTGCGCTTATGTTTGTAGCCATGGTCTTAATAGCAAGTACATTAGTTGATATACTAACAGCTATTTTAGATCCTAGAGTTAAGCTTGAAGGATAG
- a CDS encoding ABC transporter permease — MDILSPKKRLYKKFDKIKEREENKTYKEVKNRSLKKLFSNKLTTIGLVVFMIILLACIFAPLLTKYDPLAVDMRNILKPPSSEHILGTDKIGRDIFSRILYGGRLSILIGFGSAMGCAIIGVILGCYSGYKGGILDAILVRISEIFMSFPQLILVLMLVSIIGQSALNIVIIFIICGWGSVFRMARSQILSIREEEYVQSLKVFGLNDFVICYKHMLPNIIGPISVNITLSTAMFILEEAALSFLGLGVPLEIATWGNILNASQDLFTLQNNWWMWLPVGIVISLFVMSINFVGDGLRDSTDPTSVE; from the coding sequence ATGGATATTTTATCACCTAAAAAGAGATTATATAAGAAGTTTGATAAAATAAAAGAAAGAGAAGAAAACAAAACATACAAAGAAGTTAAAAATAGATCGTTAAAAAAATTATTTTCTAATAAGCTTACAACAATTGGCCTAGTAGTATTTATGATTATACTGTTGGCATGTATATTTGCTCCACTTTTAACTAAATATGATCCTCTAGCTGTTGATATGAGAAATATATTAAAGCCACCATCAAGTGAGCATATTTTGGGAACTGATAAAATCGGAAGAGATATATTCTCTAGAATATTATATGGAGGAAGATTATCAATACTAATTGGTTTTGGTAGCGCAATGGGATGTGCTATAATAGGCGTTATTTTAGGATGTTATAGTGGATATAAAGGTGGTATTCTAGATGCAATTTTAGTTAGAATATCTGAAATATTCATGTCATTCCCTCAATTAATATTAGTATTAATGCTAGTTTCAATAATTGGTCAAAGTGCTTTAAATATAGTAATAATATTTATAATTTGTGGTTGGGGAAGTGTATTTAGGATGGCAAGATCACAAATTTTATCTATAAGAGAGGAAGAATATGTTCAATCATTAAAGGTATTTGGATTAAATGATTTTGTAATTTGTTATAAGCACATGTTACCAAATATAATAGGACCAATATCTGTAAATATTACGCTAAGTACAGCAATGTTTATATTAGAGGAAGCTGCTCTTAGTTTCTTAGGATTAGGTGTTCCACTTGAAATTGCAACATGGGGTAATATATTAAATGCTTCACAAGATTTATTTACACTACAAAACAATTGGTGGATGTGGTTACCTGTTGGTATTGTTATATCGCTATTTGTTATGAGTATAAACTTTGTAGGAGATGGTTTAAGAGATTCAACAGATCCTACAAGTGTTGAATAG
- a CDS encoding ABC transporter ATP-binding protein: MDKIISVKNLKTYFYANNRCNRALNGVSMDIKRGKTLCIVGESGCGKSVTASSIMQLLPKFSRIEEGEIIYHSEDGHDIAIHELDRNSKEMRRLRGKDIAMIFQDPMTALNPVYTIGWQIVEMIRAHENISKKEAKERALKLLKDMGIPLAEKRIDQYPHEFSGGMRQRAMIAMAMSCNPKVLIADEPTTALDVTIQAQIFELMDKLKREYNTAIMLITHDMGVVCELADDVAVMYMGNIIESGSAKEVLENPSHPYTQALLKSIPVLGKGADQEINPIRGATPDPFDRPPGCQFAPRCDYYCKECDEKMPDEKIIGEGTHMVRCIKSKEVVLNG; this comes from the coding sequence ATGGATAAAATTATTTCTGTTAAAAATCTTAAGACATATTTTTATGCTAATAATAGATGCAACAGGGCTCTAAATGGTGTATCTATGGATATAAAAAGAGGTAAAACGCTTTGTATAGTTGGAGAGTCAGGATGTGGTAAAAGTGTTACAGCATCATCTATAATGCAACTTTTACCTAAGTTTTCTAGAATCGAAGAGGGAGAAATAATATATCATAGTGAAGACGGTCATGATATTGCAATTCATGAGTTAGATAGAAACTCTAAAGAGATGAGACGTCTTAGAGGAAAAGATATAGCTATGATATTCCAAGATCCTATGACTGCATTAAATCCTGTATATACAATAGGATGGCAAATAGTTGAGATGATTAGAGCTCATGAAAATATATCTAAAAAAGAAGCTAAAGAAAGAGCTTTAAAATTACTTAAAGATATGGGAATACCATTAGCTGAAAAAAGAATAGATCAATATCCACATGAATTTTCAGGTGGGATGAGACAAAGGGCAATGATTGCAATGGCAATGAGTTGTAATCCAAAAGTATTAATAGCAGATGAGCCTACAACAGCTCTTGATGTTACAATACAAGCTCAGATATTTGAATTAATGGACAAATTAAAAAGGGAATACAATACAGCAATAATGCTAATAACACACGATATGGGGGTTGTATGTGAGTTAGCTGACGATGTTGCAGTTATGTATATGGGAAATATAATTGAAAGTGGTAGTGCAAAAGAAGTATTGGAAAATCCATCTCACCCTTATACACAGGCTCTACTAAAATCTATTCCTGTACTAGGTAAAGGAGCTGATCAAGAGATAAATCCAATACGAGGAGCTACTCCAGATCCTTTTGATAGACCACCAGGATGTCAATTTGCACCTAGATGTGATTATTATTGCAAAGAATGTGATGAAAAAATGCCTGATGAAAAAATAATAGGCGAAGGTACTCATATGGTTCGTTGTATAAAATCTAAGGAGGTGGTTTTAAATGGATAA
- a CDS encoding ABC transporter ATP-binding protein, with protein MDKEVLLTLKGVKNYFPVKEGALSKPKNYVKAVNDINLKIYKGETLGLVGESGCGKTTLGKTILQLYKATDGEIIYNFEDGERDLTKLKKNEMDLARKKIQIVFQDPHSSLNPSFTIYQSLSDPLKKFGIKSKEERRKIIGDLLEAVNMRREYMDRYPHEFSGGQRQRIGIARALSINPELVICDEAVSALDVSIQAQVLNLLKELKEKHNLTYIFITHDLSVVEYISDRIAVMYLGKIVELADAKSLYKNTLHPYTQALLSAIPVADINHKKERIVLEGDVPSPMNPPSGCFFHPRCRHCMDICKSEAPEMKSYIIDGKEHFVACHLSSKRIQEEGNYEQARTI; from the coding sequence ATGGATAAAGAAGTTTTACTTACATTAAAGGGGGTAAAAAACTACTTTCCAGTAAAAGAAGGAGCACTATCAAAGCCAAAGAATTATGTAAAAGCAGTTAATGATATTAATTTAAAGATATACAAAGGGGAAACATTAGGGCTAGTTGGAGAGTCAGGTTGTGGGAAAACAACATTAGGTAAAACTATTTTACAATTATATAAAGCTACAGATGGAGAGATAATATATAACTTTGAGGATGGAGAAAGAGATCTCACTAAACTTAAAAAAAATGAAATGGATTTGGCACGTAAAAAGATCCAAATAGTATTTCAAGATCCACATTCATCTTTAAATCCTTCATTTACAATATATCAGTCGCTATCTGATCCTTTAAAGAAATTTGGAATAAAATCAAAAGAAGAAAGAAGAAAAATTATAGGGGACCTACTTGAAGCAGTAAATATGAGAAGAGAATATATGGATAGATATCCTCATGAATTTTCAGGTGGTCAACGTCAAAGAATAGGTATAGCAAGAGCTTTATCTATAAATCCAGAGCTAGTAATTTGTGATGAAGCAGTATCAGCTCTTGATGTATCAATACAAGCACAAGTTTTAAACTTATTAAAAGAATTAAAAGAAAAACATAACTTAACATATATTTTTATAACACATGACTTAAGTGTAGTTGAATATATAAGTGATAGAATTGCTGTAATGTATTTAGGTAAAATAGTAGAACTTGCAGATGCAAAATCATTATATAAAAATACACTTCATCCATATACTCAAGCTTTATTATCTGCAATACCAGTAGCAGATATAAACCATAAGAAAGAAAGAATTGTTCTAGAAGGAGATGTTCCAAGTCCAATGAATCCTCCTAGTGGATGCTTCTTCCATCCAAGATGTAGACATTGTATGGATATTTGTAAATCAGAAGCTCCAGAAATGAAATCTTATATTATTGATGGAAAAGAGCATTTTGTAGCATGTCATTTATCTTCAAAACGAATACAAGAGGAGGGAAACTATGAGCAAGCAAGAACTATTTGA